Part of the Tautonia rosea genome, CGCTTCTGGGGCACCGTCCTCGTCTCGGCCCTCAACGAGCGGCTCGACCAGATGGACGTCGGCCACGCTCGCAAGGTCTTCCTCGACGGCTTTCTCCGCAACCGAACCGGCTTCCAGATGGAGATCCCGACCGTCCCCCTTGGCGAACTGTACGGCCTTCGCCTCCAGCAGTGGCTCGACGCCGAAGGCGTCTCGATCCGCCTGAAAACCGGCGTCCGCTCCCTCACCTTCGATGACGACGGCGCCGCCTCGGGTGTCCAGCTCCGATCCGGCGAGCACCTCCCCGCCGATTTCGTCGTCCTCGCCGTCCCTTACGATCGGGTCAACGCGTTGATTCCTGATAACGTGTCTCCCGTCCTCCCCGAGCTTCGTGCCGTCTCCCGGATGGAATCCTCCCCTATCACCGGCGTCCACTTCTGGTTCGATCGCCCGGTCTGCCCTCCTGACTTGGAGCACGTTGTCACCGTCGGCCGCCTGATCCAGTGGGTCTTCAACCACTCCGCCATCCAGGGCCGAGAGCCCGAAGGCGGCGGCCAATACTTGCAACTGGTCATCTCCGCCGCCTACGACCTCTTGCCGATGGACAAAACCGCCATCCGCGATGCTGTCCTCGCCGACCTCGCCTCCATCTGGCCCGCCGCCCGAGAGGCGACCCTCACCCGCTGGTGGGCCGTCACCGAGCATGGCGCGACCTTCTCCGTCCGACCCGGCATCGAGGCCCTTCGCCCCCCCCAGCGCACCCCCGTCGATGGCCTGTTCCTGGCCGGCGACTGGACCGACACCGGCTGGCCCGCCACCATGGAGGGGGCCGTCCGCAGCGGCTACCTCGCCGCCGAAGGAATCCTTGCCGATCTGGGCCGACCCAAGCGCCTGCTCCGACCCGAGCTGCCGATGGCCCCCCTCTCGCGGCTCCTTCTGGGCTCCTCCCCCACCCTGACCCGCCCCACCCCGCCGACGACGGCCCCCACCGCCTCCCCAACGCGCTAGCCCCTCATCCCTCGAACTCAATCCTCCGCATTGCCCGAACGCAACATCCGGCGACTCAATCTCCCGCGATCGGTTAGAATGAATCGTTATCCCCCGACCCCCGGGCTCTTCGTCCCGGCCGGGGTCGATCGTCGCCTGGTTCCCTACCCCCCCTGAGGTCCGATGGCCACCGATTTCCCCCTCCACGTCGTCGCGTTCGGCCGCCCTGGCAGCGGCAAGAGCAGCGTCGCCGAGCGTCTCGGCGAGGCCCACGGCTTCGCCATGGTCCGGACCGGAGCGCTCCTCCGCGACGCCGTCCGCAAGGGGGATTCCCTCGGCCAACAGGTCGAATCGCTCCTGAAGGCAGGCCAGCTCGTCCCCGACGACCTCGCCTACGAGGTCCTCGCCCGCGACCTCTCCACCCTCCGGCACAACCGCCTCCTCTTCGACGGCTTCCCTCGCACCCTCGGCCAGGTCCCCCTGCTCGATCGCCTCCAGGCGGCCGTCGGCTTCACCATCGACCGCTACGTCGAGATCGCCGTCTCCGCCGACGAGGCCCTCCGCCGCATGTCCGGCCGCCGCGTCTGCCCGACCTGCGGCGCCACCTACCACGTCACCAACAACCCGCCGAAGGCCGACGGCGTCTGCGACCACGACGGTACCCCCCTCACCCGCCGCTCCGACGACACCCCCGAGGTCCTCCGCGTCCGCCAATCCGTCTACGACAACCGCACCGGCCCCGTCGTCGACCACTATCGCCAGACCTTCCCCAACCGCTTCCTCCTCATCAACGGCGAGCAATCCTTCGACGCCGTCTCCTCCGACCTCGAACGCGCCCTCGGCCTCGCCCCCTGACCCGTAATCCTTCCGGACCATCAGTCCGGCCCACTGAAGCTCAGGTCCCGAACCTCTCGGAAGCCTTCGGATGGCCCCGCCGGAAAGGGGGAAATCACCTCGAAGACTCGGAATGAGTCCCAATTTCTCCAATCCGAAACAGGCAAAGGGAAACCGCGTGAGACTCGCTTATAAAAACCACCATTGAATGATCAGCGAAAAATCACAATCTTGTTTGAGATTCTTTGCTTTTGCCTCAGTTTTTATGTTTCTATTGTTCGGGCGGTGGACGGCCAACTTCCATCACCTTCGATCGAAAGGATCAGGGAGGTGTGTCAGGACATCGTCAAGCCGGTCCCGAACTTCCTCCAGCTCCGAGGTCGAGTCGCTGGCGGCCGTCAGGGCGTCGAGCCGCTGCCGAGCCTCGGAAACCAGGCCGGGCACCTCGGCGGGACGGCCTAGCGCCATGAGCAGTCGGGCCTGGCGGCCCAGTTCGTCGATGAGCTGAAGTTCCGCAACGAGGTCGTCCGGCCGGGCCGCCACCGCCGCCCGGTAGAACTCCAGGGACGCTCGCGAGACGCGGGCGGCATCCTCCGCGCGGCCGCGGTCCTCATAGCTCGCCGTGAGGTTCCCCTGGATCATCGCTCGCGTGAAGAACGCACCGGGAAGGTCGAGGGCCTCGACCCCGGTGCGTCGCAGGGACCGATAACCGCGCTCGTCGTGCTCGAGCGTGGCATCCCAATCGCCGAGGGACTCGGCCGTCGCCGCCAGAGAGGCCTCCGATTCGGCCACCGCAAGCGCCAGCCCGGCGTCCTCGGGGTAGGCGTCCAGCAGCCTCGCCCCAATCCCCGCGCAGCGACGGTAGAGCATGGTCGCTTCGATGTGGTCCCCTCGATCGCTCATGATCGAGGCCAGGCAGCAGAGCCAGCGAACCTCGTCGGCCGACCAGGCGTCGTCGGGGCGATCGAGCGGCAGAACCCGCTCGTAGATCGTCGCGAGCCGCCAGCCCAAGGACGTGTAGGTCGGCAGGGCGTCCCTGTCCCCAAGCTGGACCGCGTCCCTCGTCTCAAGGTAGAACGTGCCCAGTGTGTCGAGGGTCTCAACGAACTCGCGTCGCGAGGTGGCCGCGGCGGACTCGGCCCGCGCCCTGCGGCCATGCTCCATCGCCAGAGCCAAGCCGGCCGCCCCCAGAGCCAGCAGGGCGACGGCAACCAGCCCGGTCCGATGCCGAGTGCCGAGGATCGCCGCGCCGAGCCGACCGGCCCCCGGCGCCTGCACCCGACGGCCCTCCAGGAACCGCCCGAGGTCGTCGGCCAGGGCCTCGGCCGACGCATACCGCCGGCCCGGCCGCTTCGCCAGGCACCTGCGGCAGATCGCCTCGAGGGCGAGGGGGACCGACGGCTCCAGCAACCGAACCGGCACCGGCTCCCGCTCGACGACCTGGCGCAGCACCCCGATCGGGCTGGCACCCCGGAACGGCGGCAGGCCGGTCAGCATCGCGTACAGAGTCGCCCCCAGGCCATAGACGTCGGACCGAGGCCCGACCGGCCCGAAGTGTGGGTCCACCTGCTCGGGCGGCATGAACCCCGGCGTCCCCAGGACCCGGCCGACGGAGGTCAGGGCCGAGGCCGCCTCGTGCTCGCGGGCCAGGCCGAAGTCGGTCAGCCGGGGGGCGCCGTCGGGGCCGATCAGGACGTTCGACGGCTTCACGTCGCGGTGGATGATCCCCCGCCCGTGGGCCTCGGCGACCGCCCCGGCCAACTCCCGGGCCAGGGTCGCCGCCTCGCGGGGCCGCAGCGGCCCGGAGCGGAGCCGGGCGGCGAGGTCGCCCCCCTCGACCCACTCCATCGCCAGGAACGGCACGCCGTCGGCCTCCCCCGCGTCGAGCACCCGCACGATCCCCGGGTGGTCGAGCTTCGCCAGGGTCCCGGCCTCGCGCGCGACCCGGTCGCGCGCGTCCGCCGTCAGCCCCCAGGCGGCCGACATCACCTTCAGCGCCACCGGCCGGGCGTCGGACTCCCGCAGGGCCTTGTACACGACCCCCATCCCGCCCCGGCCGATCTCGACCCCCACCCGATACCCCGCGACCACCGGCGGCCGATCGCCCCGGCCGACGCCGCGTCGGACGGGAGCCGCCACCGTCGCCCCCCCGGAGTCCCAGGCCGGCTCATCGGCCAGCATCGACAGCCGGTCCCGGCACGCCTCGCAGTCGTCGAGGTGCCGCTCCAGCCCCTCGCGTTCCTCCTCGCCCGCCTCGTCGGTCAGCAGCCGGGACCAGGCCCCGTCCCCAGGGCAGCCCTCCATCGCCAACGCTCCGCGCACCACCCCGACGCGGCCGGGACGCCCCTCGGCGCCCCCACGCGGGTCGCATCGTCGGGATGATTCTATGCAATTGCGGCCGATCCCGCGAAGGGTTTCGTCATGAGAATTTCCCGCGAAGGTGCAAACTCCCGGCCCGCCGCCCGGGAGAAGGGGGTGGAGGAACCCGCCCGACGAAGGCCTCCGGCCAAGGTGGCCGGGCCCTCAGGGCGGGGCATCCCGAGACGAACCGAAGGAACCCTCAATCATGACGTCCACCCCAGTCCCGACGCCCCGCATCCCGCGCCCCTGGGCCGCCCTCGCCCTGCTGGCAGGCCTCCTGCTCGCCTGCCCCGAGCCGGCCGAGGCCGGGATCGTCTACCAGCAGCTCGACCTCGAGGTGGTCTCGAGCAGCAGCCTCCTGTCCCCAGACGTTTCCGTGCAGGTCGGCACCAGGACAATCATCGGATTTCGTGCCCTATATGATTCTTTTCCCGGTGGTGGTACGGCTGCCACACGTACTATTCTTGGAAGTTCGACCCGGACTGTGAACGTTTTCAATACCGGAGCGCTGGATGCCGGTTACTTGATCTCCGAGACTTCGCCGTTCGCAGGTTTCGATTTCTTTTTGACAGAACGTATCTTGTCCAATGGTGAAGGATTTTCATTTGGAATATTTAATGATTCAACCGACAAGTATCTCGGCCTCTCATTCGAGGACGACTTGGGGACGACCCTCTACGGCTGGGTCCGGCTCTCCGAGACGGGCGATTTCTCGCCGTCGTCGAGGCTGAGGATCAGCGGATTCGCCTACGACACCACCGGCGCCGGCATCCGGGCCGGCGATACCGGCGTGCAACCCGTGCCCGAGCCCTCGACGGCCGTCGCCGGCCTGATCGGAGCCGCCTGCTGCCTCGGGGTCGCCTGGCGTCGCCGCGCCCGCAAACGCCCCGAGGCCGTCCCCGTCTGAGCGGACCGGGCCCCCGGCGTCCGACGCCGGTCGGGTCGGCCCGAACGCCGGGCGCCGAGGCTCAGGCCTCGGCCTGGGCGACCAGCCGGGCCAGCTCCAGGCGCACGAGCCGCTGCACCTTGCAGCGCGCCGCGTGCGCCGAGCCGCGTCGCATCCCCAGCCGGGCGGCGGCCTCGTCGCCCGAGCGCCCTTCGAGGGCGAGCAGCCGGAACGCCTCCCACGTCCGGGGCTCGACCCGAATTCGCACCCGACCAAAGGCCAGTTCCATCAGCTCGGCGTCGGCCTCACGCTCGAGCCAGGCTGCCGGGCCATCCGGGTCGGGCCTCGCCTCGACATGGCCGAGTTCGTCCGGCGGGACGAGGCCCGGATGCCACGGCCGACGCCGGGCCGACCAGTCGCGCCAGGCCGCGTCGGTCATCGTCCGCAGCAGGCCGCGAAATCTCCGCCCCGGGTCGAGCGTGAATCGGCCGGCCCGGCGTGCGAACCGCAGGAGGACCTCCTGCGTCAGGTCCCACGCGTCGGCCTCCTGCAACCCCTTGCGCCGGAACCAGGCCAGGATCATCGGCTCATAGGACCGGACGAAGAGCCGCCAGCCCTCCGCATCTCCCACCGTCCCGCAGATCCGCTTCAGCAGGCTCGGGCTAGTGATCGGCTCGGTAAATCGAGACATCGCGAAGA contains:
- a CDS encoding PEP-CTERM sorting domain-containing protein: MTSTPVPTPRIPRPWAALALLAGLLLACPEPAEAGIVYQQLDLEVVSSSSLLSPDVSVQVGTRTIIGFRALYDSFPGGGTAATRTILGSSTRTVNVFNTGALDAGYLISETSPFAGFDFFLTERILSNGEGFSFGIFNDSTDKYLGLSFEDDLGTTLYGWVRLSETGDFSPSSRLRISGFAYDTTGAGIRAGDTGVQPVPEPSTAVAGLIGAACCLGVAWRRRARKRPEAVPV
- a CDS encoding adenylate kinase family protein: MATDFPLHVVAFGRPGSGKSSVAERLGEAHGFAMVRTGALLRDAVRKGDSLGQQVESLLKAGQLVPDDLAYEVLARDLSTLRHNRLLFDGFPRTLGQVPLLDRLQAAVGFTIDRYVEIAVSADEALRRMSGRRVCPTCGATYHVTNNPPKADGVCDHDGTPLTRRSDDTPEVLRVRQSVYDNRTGPVVDHYRQTFPNRFLLINGEQSFDAVSSDLERALGLAP
- a CDS encoding serine/threonine-protein kinase codes for the protein MEGCPGDGAWSRLLTDEAGEEEREGLERHLDDCEACRDRLSMLADEPAWDSGGATVAAPVRRGVGRGDRPPVVAGYRVGVEIGRGGMGVVYKALRESDARPVALKVMSAAWGLTADARDRVAREAGTLAKLDHPGIVRVLDAGEADGVPFLAMEWVEGGDLAARLRSGPLRPREAATLARELAGAVAEAHGRGIIHRDVKPSNVLIGPDGAPRLTDFGLAREHEAASALTSVGRVLGTPGFMPPEQVDPHFGPVGPRSDVYGLGATLYAMLTGLPPFRGASPIGVLRQVVEREPVPVRLLEPSVPLALEAICRRCLAKRPGRRYASAEALADDLGRFLEGRRVQAPGAGRLGAAILGTRHRTGLVAVALLALGAAGLALAMEHGRRARAESAAATSRREFVETLDTLGTFYLETRDAVQLGDRDALPTYTSLGWRLATIYERVLPLDRPDDAWSADEVRWLCCLASIMSDRGDHIEATMLYRRCAGIGARLLDAYPEDAGLALAVAESEASLAATAESLGDWDATLEHDERGYRSLRRTGVEALDLPGAFFTRAMIQGNLTASYEDRGRAEDAARVSRASLEFYRAAVAARPDDLVAELQLIDELGRQARLLMALGRPAEVPGLVSEARQRLDALTAASDSTSELEEVRDRLDDVLTHLPDPFDRR
- a CDS encoding RNA polymerase sigma factor, with the protein product MSRFTEPITSPSLLKRICGTVGDAEGWRLFVRSYEPMILAWFRRKGLQEADAWDLTQEVLLRFARRAGRFTLDPGRRFRGLLRTMTDAAWRDWSARRRPWHPGLVPPDELGHVEARPDPDGPAAWLEREADAELMELAFGRVRIRVEPRTWEAFRLLALEGRSGDEAAARLGMRRGSAHAARCKVQRLVRLELARLVAQAEA
- the hpnE gene encoding hydroxysqualene dehydroxylase HpnE; translation: MIETRNPDSPTTGTDWRPSPPHVVIVGGGLAGLAAASALVRRGLNLTLLESRPRLGGRASSFVDPTTTEQVDNCQHVSMACCTNLADFCHRVGTADLFRRVPEVVFLDEEGRTSPLRAGLLPAPLHLTESFLRARYLTFSEKIRVGVGMACLRLSRRDRPGESFESWLRRHGQTDRTIHRFWGTVLVSALNERLDQMDVGHARKVFLDGFLRNRTGFQMEIPTVPLGELYGLRLQQWLDAEGVSIRLKTGVRSLTFDDDGAASGVQLRSGEHLPADFVVLAVPYDRVNALIPDNVSPVLPELRAVSRMESSPITGVHFWFDRPVCPPDLEHVVTVGRLIQWVFNHSAIQGREPEGGGQYLQLVISAAYDLLPMDKTAIRDAVLADLASIWPAAREATLTRWWAVTEHGATFSVRPGIEALRPPQRTPVDGLFLAGDWTDTGWPATMEGAVRSGYLAAEGILADLGRPKRLLRPELPMAPLSRLLLGSSPTLTRPTPPTTAPTASPTR